The following proteins come from a genomic window of Musa acuminata AAA Group cultivar baxijiao chromosome BXJ1-7, Cavendish_Baxijiao_AAA, whole genome shotgun sequence:
- the LOC135678069 gene encoding probable WRKY transcription factor 57 — protein MEEQEEGLPPLSDASSSWKSSADGASISIASLHDLCVGEGLDWGLPGGIGDGLTPAFDLPSWVTEEPRSSDAAAAVAASSSSDERPGGKPAEKANTSAERVQTGTRQPRFAFMTKSEVDHLEDGYRWRKYGQKVVKNSPFPRSYYRCTHSKCNVKKRVERCSQDPSIVITTYEGQHCHHTVSASPRTDASPSQQLASSAPQICLPAIQFHRNPPVLPVIRPGQVIGPRYEERTPMAMERTSPAPTDEGLLDDVVPSGMRRR, from the exons ATGGAAGAACAGGAGGAAGGCCTCCCGCCGCTATCCGACGCGTCTTCCAGCTGGAAATCCTCGGCCGACGGCGCCTCCATCTCGATCGCCTCCCTCCACGACCTCTGCGTCGGGGAGGGCCTCGACTGGGGCCTGCCCGGCGGGATCGGGGACGGACTCACGCCGGCGTTCGATCTGCCGTCATGGGTGACGGAGGAGCCGAGATCCAGCGACGCAGCCGCGGCAGTGGCGGCGTCGAGCTCGAGCGACGAGCGTCCCGGCGGGAAGCCCGCCGAGAAAGC GAACACAAGTGCCGAAAGGGTGCAAACGGGAACTCGTCAACCGAGGTTTGCATTCATGACCAAGTCTGAAGTGGATCACCTGGAAGATGGCTATCGGTGGAGAAAGTACGGACAGAAAGTCGTCAAGAACAGCCCATTTCCGAG GAGCTACTACCGGTGCACACACAGCAAGTGCAATGTAAAGAAGAGAGTCGAGCGCTGTTCGCAAGATCCCAGCATCGTCATCACCACCTACGAAGGCCAACACTGTCACCACACCGTCTCCGCCTCCCCTCGCACCGACGCGTCGCCATCTCAACAGCTTGCCTCATCGGCACCGCAGATTTGTCTGCCGGCGATTCAGTTCCATCGGAACCCTCCCGTGCTTCCTGTCATCCGTCCGGGCCAAGTAATCGGTCCACGGTACGAGGAGCGAACGCCGATGGCGATGGAGAGAACCTCGCCGGCTCCCACGGACGAAGGCCTGCTGGATGACGTCGTGCCATCTggaatgagaaggagatga